The DNA segment TTACTAAAAATAAAAGGTATCCTCATTCAAGTCAATGTTCCCGTGATGGCTGTGAACGGACGGCCATGTTTGAGTGTGTACCTATAACCAGGAAGTAAACTAGGTGAGTAAGGACAGGATTCAGTGTGTGCTCATCACGCCCCCCCTGGTCTCTCACCTGTATGATCTTGGAGAGCTCGTCAAAGGAAGTCTTACAGTCCCCGCTGTACTCCTGAGCCAGCTGCTGGATGTACCTGTTCACATTGGCCGAGGACGCTCCAAGCCCCGCCCCTGCTCCAGAATCATCCTATAGGGGAGTGACAACAGCATCAAAACATAAGGTACTAGTTCAACACTTCCAGTAAACAAGACACATTCTTCATGATGTTTTACTGCCATACAACTTCTAGGGTATTTTAAAAAAGGTTTAAACTTTAAAAATGGTTGTGACATTTGGTTAATTTACCCACTCAAGTGAAATGCTAAAAGGactcaaaaatgtcaaaatgtgAATCTGTGGAGGTGCGAATCGGATGTTCATGTACCAGAGGGTAGTATCTGACCTGTGGTTTCTCAGGCGCTGCCTCGTTGACCTTTGACAGCAGACTCTCCAGCTGAGGTCTGTGCCCCATTAGCTGGTGGTACACGCGGTCGGCCTTGTCCAGCAGCGTGTTGATGTTGGTCACCGCCTACACAGAGAACACAAACAAACAGCAGGCAGGCGTTGGTTTGGTTTTCAACCAGTTGATGTGGGACGGATGGTTCTATGTTTATTGGTAGAGCGGTAACAGAGATGTAACCAGGACAACAAGAGGGATGTGACCAGGACAACAAGAGggatgtgaccagggcaacaagagggatgtgaccagggcaacaagagggatgtgaccagggcaacaagagggatgtgaccagggcaacaagagggatgtgaccagggcaacaagagggatgtaaccagggcaacaagagggatgtaaccagggcaacaagagggatgtaaccagggcaacaagagggatgtgaccagggcaacaaGAGGGATGTGATCAGGACTGAGAAAATCTGGAatgttttttaatgtttttaCTGTGTGTCAGGGTTGGAAAAAACTATATAGCTAACCCCTGCCACGCGTCACTAATAATTAGTTTGAGAAAGTAACGATAAAACTAAAATGTGTTCACCTTCTTCCTGTCCTCCTCGGTCTCTATCGGGTCCACAGCACAGCAGGGCTTGGTGTACAACATGAAGTCGAAGCGGGCGTATTTACAGAACCCACAGGCGTTACACAGGAACGGATCCTTCTCATCATAATTAATGGacctggaggaggaagaggaggaggaagaggaggaagaggaagaggaggaggaagaggaagaagaggaagaggaggaagaggaggaagaggaagaggaggaagaggaggaagaggaagaggaggaagaggaggaagaggaggaggaagaaccaCATTCAAAATCAGCATCAGTAACCAAAAAAACCCACCAAACTACACCAAAACTAAGTGTCCCGCTTTAAGACGTGAAGTGTGTACCCGATAGGACTAATCAGACATGTCAACGATTTGGCTATTCAGATCTTTAAGTGAGCCGTAACATATTAATAAATTAAAATATGTCAGGCATCGATGGCCTCAAGTCTACTTGGTTAGCCACCTGCACTTGTGACACTGGTAGACGTTTTCTCCACAGTTGCCACAGACGCCAGGGTTGGCGGGCACGGAGGCAGAGCATCGCGGGCACTGGAGCGTCTCGCTGGACGCCTGGTAGTTCTCGTAGAAGTCGGAGAACTCGATCATGAGGTTGGACGCCACGATAGGCAGCGGCAGGTCGATTTTGACCTCTGTCTGACCTGGAGTCAGTTGGACCTTCTTGGCCTTGTGCCAACGGGCCGGTCTGGGTAGagggagataaaaaaaaaaaggtgcatttttatatAAGAAGACAAAATATAAAAAGACCCATTTAGGCTGATTCCGTTCATATTGAACTAAGACAGAACTAGGAACGGTTCATTGATTAAAGCTCTCTCTGTTTCCAGTGTCCGTATTGTTGATCCGTATCGCGTTGACTGGAACAAAATCTGGTGATAAATCCAATCCATTGATGATCAACTATTGATACCGTACCATATCGTTGTCAAAGCCAGATATATTTAAATACGCTTAAATAAGAACTACAGatgagcctggtcccagatctatttgtTCCACCAACTCCAACGGTCATAGAAAATAACTGGGAGCAGGATAAACAAAAACACACCGCGTTCAGGGCACAAACTCACTTGTTCTTGAGCTCTACGATGGCCTGTACAGTCCTATTGTTGTAGTAGAGGCTGATGGTCCGGACCATCTTGGTCCTCTTCAGGTCTCCTATCTTCACCGTCACCTTACTGATGGTGTGACTGCTGATCAGCTTGACCACCTGCTGGGTAGTAGTGTATCTGGTGTCCACCTTGATGGACGACAGCTTGATGttctgaggagacagagagagagagagagagagagagagagagagagagagacaaagagacacagagagagagagagagacaaagagagagagagagagagagagagagagagagagagagagagagagagagagacacaaagagagagagagacacaaaagagagacagagacaaagagagagagacagagagagagagacagagagagagagacagagagagagagagagagagagagagagagagagagagagagagagagagagagagagagagagagagagagacagagagagagagagagacagagagagagagagacagagagagagagagagagagacagagagagagagagacagagagagagagacaaagagacagagagagagagacagagagacaaatagacaaatagacagagagacagagagacagagagacagagagacagagagacagagagacagagagacagagagacaaagagacaaagagacaaagagacaaagagagacagagagagacagagagacatagagagacagagagacagagagacagagagacaaagagacagagagacaaagagacagagagacagagagacaaagagacagagagacagagagacagagagacagagagacagagagacagagagacagagagacagagagacagagagacagagagacagagagagagagacagagagacagagagagatagaaagagagacagagagagagaaaagacagaatgAGTATTGGATACATAGAGAATGGGAAAGCCTTCCCTGTCAATGAAAATGAACACTGATTTGATTCAATACGCTTCAGCCAGAAGTGTGTGTTTGATCCCCCCCCCCCATGCATTTAATGGTAATGGATTGGTGCTACCATGTCCCGTAGGGAGTTACCCCCCCAAACATTACTTACACCCGTCCATTCTTCCTATATCCATAAAGGGGGACACACAAAGTGTGGAGAATTGGGAAGCAGCGTTAGACACTACTTACAGAGAAGGGCACTTCAGGGTTGTTGCACACCAGACAGGGATCACTCTCCAGGTAGAAACCATCAAACTCCACCAGACCTGACAGAGTACtgcaacacagacagacatggttagtATTTAAACCAGACCTGACAGAGTACtgcaacacagacagacatggttagtATTTAAACCAGACCTGACAGAGTACtgcaacacagacagacatggttagtATTTAAACCAGACCTGACAGAGTACtgcaacacagacagacatggttagtATTTAAACCAGACCTGACAGAGTACtgcaacacagacagacatggttagtATTTAAACCAGACCTGACAGAGTACTGCAACACAGATAGACATGGTTAGTATTTAAACCAGACCTGACAGAGTACtgcaacacagacagacatggttagtATTTAAACCAGACCTGACAGAGTACtgcaacacagacagacatggttagtATTTAAACCAGACCTGACAGAGTACtgcaacacagacagacatggttagtATTTAAACCAGACCTGACAGAGTACtgcaacacagacagacatggttagtATTTAAACCAGACCTGACAGAGTACtgcaacacagacagacatggttagtATTTAAACCAGACCTGACAGAGTACtgcaacacagacagacatggttagtATTTAAACCAGACCTGACAGAGTACTGCAACACAGACAGACGAGACATAATTCAATAAGAAACAAAACATAGAGGCACACACCTGTGGAAGCTAGTTTGATATATTTAATTGAACCAGTATTTTTAAAAAACAGGTTAGTCATGAGATAAAAAACCTATTTTGCAAGGGAAACCTATAGTTCTATATAGTGCAGCAGTAATCTCCACGAGTAATCTCGGTAATCTCCACGAGTAAGGTGCCTGGAGACGCCAGCGACACCGGGGTAATGATGATGGATAGTTTCGCTCCGTATTCAGCCGTACCTGTAGATGTTAGAGTTGGGGTGGGTGGTCAGAATGTGGTTCTGGGTCCTCAGGATTTCCACAGCTTTCTGGGAATACTCCTTCAACTTCTTCTCGGTCTGGGGGGTCTTCAGGGAAAAGTAGCCGAGCAGGTCTACGAACTGAGCGGCCTTGCGCCCATAGGCGGGCAGCTCTGGCCAGATGGCCCAGGTCAGGTCCAACAGCAGCTCCTGTTGAGACTTACTGGAGTTTCTACAGAGGGAAAGAAATATGGTTCTTAGCTTTGAGGTTAACTATTGACAATTGGTAGATGTTGAAAGATATTGTAGTCCTGCAAACAGTCTTTTCTGACCAGCCAAGCATGAAAAACATACTTTCAAGAAACTGTTGGGAAACCATTGTGTGAAGGCAGCTCTCTAGGTTCAGGCATGGTCTAGAATGACGAAGAGCCTGCACATTTATAACTGTTACAATAGATACCTTTTACGaggctgatgtgtgtgtgtgtgtactagtgctGTTTGGTTTCAGTTCGATTatttaaaaaattatatatatatatgttttgatTATTTAAacatgtaaaataataataaaatattgcagtggaagaatgtgtagagagagaaataatggggtgcaaaggagtaaaataaatgaataaatacagtagggaaagaggtagttgtttgggctaaattataggtgggctaaattataggtgggctatgtacaggtgcagtaatctgtgagctgctctgacagttggtgcttaaagctagtgagggagataagtgtttccagtttcagagatgtttgtagtcagttccagtcattggcagcagagaactggaaggagaggcggccaaagaaagaattggttttgggggtgaccagagagatatacctgctggagcgcgtgctacaggtgggagatgctatggtgaccagcgagctgagataagggggactttacctagcagggtcttgtagatgacatgtgggtttggcgacgagtatgaagcgagggccagccaacgagagagtacaggtcgcaatggtgggtagtatatgaggctttggtgacaaaacggatggcactgtgatagactgcatccaatttgttgagtagggtattggaggcgattttgtaaatgacatcgccaaagtcgaggattggtaggatggtcagttttacaagggtatgtttggcagcatgagtgaagtttgctttgttgcgatataggaagccaattcaagATTTAATTTTGTGTGTACTACTGTACCTTTATGTCGTGTGAGCACATACCTGTAGATATGCAGTGCGAGACAGTGGGCTTGCCAGCGCACGGCGGAGGAGTTGGACTCGAGCAGGAAGCAGCGGAGGAACTGAATGAGAGTCTCTTTGTCGGCAAACTTGTTGAGCTGAGAGACCAGAGCGGTACACAGCTGGTCCTCCTGGCTACCCACACCGTCACCTGGAGAAGAagacaacattttagagaaagaCTTGCTtggagcgcacacacacacacacacacacacacacacacacacacactcagactacAGTAGTAAGTCTTCCTTAAAACACAAACACTTCAGACTACAGTACcaagtctgtttctcaaacttacAAAAAATGAAAGGTTTAaggataaaaaaacaaacattttaactCAATCATTTTCTAACGATCGAAAGACGTTAAAACAACCAACGTATTTCCAACGATATACAGCCGTAATAATTTAAGTAAGGTTATAACGTGCTGAACTCTCgcgtctctctccctcaccttcttTGTCTTTCTCCTTGTCCTCCTTTTTGCTCTTCTTGCTTGAGGACTTGCTCTGAGAGGACTGAGTCCCAGTGCCCCCAGACCCTCCtccggaggaagaggaggaggaagaggaagccAGGACCTTGCTGCCACACAGAGCACAGGATAGCAGCTGGAGGAGCACCGGAGACACTCCCTCATCTACCAGGAAGCTGACCTGTAGTAGGAAGTATAGtatggctggagagagagaggggagtggggaggggggggagagagaggggagtggggaggggagagagagaggggagtggggagggagagagaggggagtggggaggggagagaggggagtggggaggggagagagagaggggagtgggagagagaggggagtggggaggggaggagagagggagggggggagggagagagagagggagtggagagagaggggagtggagagagagaggggagtggagagagagagggagtggagagagagaggggagtggagagagagaggggagtgggggggagagagaggggagtggggagggagagagagaggggagtggggaggggagagagagaggggagtggggagggagagagaggggagtgggagggagagagagaggggagtggggaggggagagagagaggggagggggggggagagagaggggagtggggaggggagagagagggagtggggaggggagagagagaggggagtggggaggagagagagaggggagtggagagaggaggggagtggggaggggagagagagagggagtggggaggggagagagagaggggagtggggaggggagagagagagggaggggaggggagagagagaggggagtggggagggagagagaggggagtggggaggggagagagagaggggagtgggggggagagagaggagagaggggaagaggagagaggggaggggaggagagagggaggggaggagagagggggggggaggagagagggagggggaggagagaggggagggggaggagagaggggaggaggagagaggggaggagaggagagaggggaggaggagagaggagagaaggggaggaggagagaggagaggaggagagaggagagaggagagagaggggaggaggagagaggggaggaggagagaggggggggggtagggtaggagagagagggggggagaggggagggtaggagagaggggggtagaggggagggggaggagagaggggagggggaggagaggggagggggaggagagagggagagagagggggagagagagaggggagtgggggagagagagggttaaaaaGACTAACTAATCCATGCCAACTGAAACTCGCAGTACAGCAAAGATTGGCTCGATAACAGCAAAAGGATAGGGTAACACTTCAAGAAATTGACAAGTCTAaaggctaccctggttaccacttgacAAGTCTAAAGGCTACTCTGGTTAACACTTGACAAGTCTAaaggctaccctggttaccacttgacaagtctaaaggctaccctggttaccacttgaaGAGTCTAAAGGCTACCAGGGTTACCACTTGAAGAGTCTAAAGGCTACCAGGGTTACCACTTGTCAAGTCTAAAGGCTACCAGGGTTACCACTTGTCAAGTCTAAAGGCTACTCTGGTTACCACTTGACAAGTCTAaaggctaccctggttaccacttgaaGAGTCTAAAGGCTACCAGGGTTACCACTTGACAAGTCTAaaggctaccctggttaccacttgacaagtctaaaggctaccctggttaccacttgaagagtctaaaggctaccctggttaccacttgacaagtctaaaggctactctggttaccacttgacaagtctaaaggctaccctggttaccacttgaagagtctaaaggctaccctggttaccatttgacaagtctaaaggctaccctggttaccatttgacaagtctaaaggctaccctggttaccacttgacaagtctaaaggctactctggttaccacttgacaagtctaaaggctactctggttaccacttgacaagtctaaaggctaccctggttaccacttgacaagtctaaaggctaccctggttaccacttgacaagtctaaaggctaccctggttaccacttgacaagtctaaaggctaccctggttaccacttgacaagtctaaaggctaccctggttaccacttgacaagtctaaaggctaccctggttaccacttgacaagtctaaagtctaccctggttaccacttgacaagtctaaaggctaccctggttaccacttgacaagtctaaaggctaccatggttaccacttgacaagtctaaaggctaccctggttaccacttgacaagtctaaaggctactctggttaccacttgacaagtctaaaggctaccctggttaccacttgacaagtctaaaggctaccctggttaccacttgacaagtctaaaggctaccctggttaccacttgacaagtctaaaggctaccctggttaccacttgaagagtctaaaggctaccctggttaccacttgaaGAGTCTAAAGGCTACCAGGGTTACCACTTGTCAAGTCTAaaggctaccctggttaccacttgacAAGTCTAAAGGCTACTCTGGTTAACACTTGACAAGTCTAaaggctaccctggttaccacttgacaagtctaaaggctaccctggttaccacttgaaGAGTCTAAAGGCTACCAGGGTTACCACTTGACAAGTCTAaaggctaccctggttaccacttgacgagtctaaaggctaccctggtt comes from the Oncorhynchus keta strain PuntledgeMale-10-30-2019 unplaced genomic scaffold, Oket_V2 Un_contig_10196_pilon_pilon, whole genome shotgun sequence genome and includes:
- the LOC127916944 gene encoding E3 ubiquitin-protein ligase UBR4-like; the protein is MVLRLPYQIKKIADTNPRIPPPVFDHSWFYFLSEYLMIQQTPFVRRQVRKLLLFICGSKEKYRQLRDLHTLDSHVRGIKKLLEEQGIFLRAGVVTATSGSALQYDTLISLMEHLKACAEIATQRTINWQKFCMKDDSILYFLLQVSFLVDEGVSPVLLQLLSCALCGSKVLASSSSSSSSGGGSGGTGTQSSQSKSSSKKSKKEDKEKDKEGDGVGSQEDQLCTALVSQLNKFADKETLIQFLRCFLLESNSSAVRWQAHCLALHIYRNSSKSQQELLLDLTWAIWPELPAYGRKAAQFVDLLGYFSLKTPQTEKKLKEYSQKAVEILRTQNHILTTHPNSNIYSTLSGLVEFDGFYLESDPCLVCNNPEVPFSNIKLSSIKVDTRYTTTQQVVKLISSHTISKVTVKIGDLKRTKMVRTISLYYNNRTVQAIVELKNKPARWHKAKKVQLTPGQTEVKIDLPLPIVASNLMIEFSDFYENYQASSETLQCPRCSASVPANPGVCGNCGENVYQCHKCRSINYDEKDPFLCNACGFCKYARFDFMLYTKPCCAVDPIETEEDRKKAVTNINTLLDKADRVYHQLMGHRPQLESLLSKVNEAAPEKPQDDSGAGAGLGASSANVNRYIQQLAQEYSGDCKTSFDELSKIIQKVLASRKELLEYDLQQREAATKSSRSSSHQPTFTASQYRALSVLGCGHTSSNKCYGCASAVTGHCITLLRALATNPALRQILGLQGLIRELFEYNLRRGTSAMREEVRQLVCLLTRDQPEATQQMNDLIIHKVSAALKGHWANPDLVSSLQYEMLLLTDSISKEGGCWELRLRCALSLFLMAVNIKTPVVVENITLMCLRILQKLIKPPAPTSKKNKDSAVESLTTVKPYCNEIHAQAQLWLKKDPKASYEAWKSAFQQDVIMWRLSVAPVCGACLWRLPVAPVCGACLWRLSVAPACGACLWRLPVAPACGACLWRLSVAPVCGACLWRLSVAPVCGACLWRLSVAPACGA